A single Calypte anna isolate BGI_N300 chromosome 5A, bCalAnn1_v1.p, whole genome shotgun sequence DNA region contains:
- the C5AH14orf39 gene encoding protein SIX6OS1, with product MSDRLLSNLDKLLLEFVFQLEQTSYAKEQVKQQINLYTAQITEKKNEIARLQENINNSNDAIADLQKQNESSKESCNAWKPTYAILSKHEEYLKNELEALQEAIENERKMYQDYITQYKEVLKQHREKYAESALAQEYYKKKKELEEIQDRVLKQSEKYKWKEDSCFDNPEPFPFKSLNDWAVHIASSRQKTQEMLKLAAVAAQESMELQKEAEELEMKINYIKKAFEETTEDQNNSKVIEGKDQKSLEKPKEFKERVFEESEHPPLLNEKQQLYKPLHVPRVPRKLVQSVQSITFPVQRTETGREENEKPVELSVATSSSSSLAENPSQMAIDTEGTNNPQIAQVPSITTLQNQMQFRLVIPPKQMTSNQQFPSNSENAEIANQEDKCGDKDAQDQPKNSSFISQETHTFKSNEDNADTEEESAEHFLRAPETPEFAGRLDSKEKKIQLAKTPPFDFIQSLGCEEGTSKSPAFLSLMNFTQKSPGFNLFDSAVFGAENSSDETEENFSMGNLNPLSPQKDIGSLFGKSEGEDAFAFPFPSESTSHAFGDGKDDFSFPFAFGQDQRSSQSPSVKGFHSSLQNAKPFTFF from the exons ttttcCAGCTAGAACAAACTTCTTATGCTAAGGAACAAGTGAAGCAACAGATAAATT tgTATACTGCacaaatcactgaaaaaaagaatgaaatcgCGAGGTTgcaggaaaatataaataacagCAATGATGCAATTGCTGatctgcaaaagcaaaatgagagCAGCAAGGAGAGCTGTAATGC CTGGAAGCCCACCTATGCAATTCTTAGCAAGCAtgaagaatatttgaaaaatgaacTTGAAGCTTTACAAGAAGCTATAGAAAATGAGAG GAAAATGTATCAGGATTATATCACCCAATATAAAGAGGTTTTGAAGCAACACCgtgaaaaatatgcagaaagtGCTCTTGCACAGGAAtattacaagaaaaagaaagagcttgAAGAAATCCAGGACAGAGTTTTGAAACAgtcagaaaaatacaaatggaaaGAAGATTCCTGCTTTGATAATCCGG agccttttccttttaaatccCTAAATGACTGGGCTGTACATAT TGCTTCTTCGAGGcaaaaaacacaggaaatgtTAAAGCTTGCTGCAGTTGCTGCTCAGGAGTCCATGGAACTgcaaaaagaagcagaggaattagaaatgaaaataaattacataaaaaag GCATTTGAAGAGACTACAGAAGATCAAAATAATTCCAAAGTGATTGAAGGAAAAGATCAGAAAAGTCTAGAGAAGCCAAAGGAGTTCAAAGAAAG ggtttttgAAGAGAGTGAACACCCACCTTTGCTAAATGAGAAACAGCAACTGTATAAACCATTGCATGTCCCACGTGTTCCCAGGAAGTTAGTCCAGTCAGTACAGAGTATTACATTCCCAGTGCAGCGAACAGAAACAG ggagagaagaaaatgaaaaacccGTGGAACTTTCAGTGGCCACCAGCAGTTCCTCCAGCCTTGCAGAGAATCCATCACAG aTGGCTATTGACACTGAAGGGACCAATAACCCACAAATTGCCCAAGTTCCATCAATAACAACCTTACAAAACCAAATGCAATTCAG ACTGGTAATTCCTCCAAAGCAGATGACTTCCAATCAACAATTCCCATCAaattctgaaaatgcagaaatag CAAACCAAGAGGACAAATGTGGTGATAAAGACGCACAAGATCAACCAAAGAATTCTTCATTTATATCTCAA gaAACACATACATTTAAGTCAAATGAAGATAATGCTGACACGGAAGAAGAAAGtgcagaacattttttaagAGCACCTGAAACACCTGAATTTGCAGGAAGGCTTGAttcaaaggagaagaaaattcagttaGCTAAAACACCTCCATTTGACTT CATTCAGAGTTTAGGTTGTGAAGAAGGAACATCAAAatctcctgctttcctttctctcatgAACTTCACCCAGAAGTCACCTGGCTTTAATTTATTTGACTCTGCAGTGTTTGGGGCAGAAAATTCATCTGATGAG acagaggaaaatttttctatGGGAAACCTGAACCCTCTGTCCCCACAGAAAGATATTG GAAGCTTGTTTGGGAAATCAGAAGGTGAGGATGCAtttgcctttcccttcccctcgGAATCGACTTCTCATGCATTTGGTGATGGAAAGGATGACTTTAGTTTTCCATTTGCATTTGGACAGGATCAGAGATCATCACAGTCTCCTTCTGTGAAAGGTTTTCATTCTTCCTTACAAAATGCAAAGCCATTTACATTCTTTTGA